A segment of the uncultured Treponema sp. genome:
GGAAAATTAGCTCCGCAGACAGAATATATTTTCAAGAGATTTAAAGTTGAGCCGCCTGAATATATTCCAGATTTGATTCCTAAAACTGAATATTACATGAGCGGCGAATATTCTTCTGTGGATCAGGATGTTCCGCTTTGGAATGCTGTGGACAAAATGATAAGCACAAATTCTTCTGTTCTTCCGATTGTAAATGTGGACGGAACTTATCAGGGACTTTTGAACTACAATGCGTTCGCCTTGAATTCGTTTAAAATTCTAAGTCCGAAAAAAGACGACATTTTTTTAACGAGCATAAAGCTTATAGAAAAAACTTTGGGCGCAGTTCCGATTGTGGAATTCGATGCGGAAGATTATTTTAAATGTTCCTTAATGGTTGGCGATGACGATGCCGATTCATTCAAGAGTCTTCTTTCCGAGCATAAAAGCGAAAACATTGTTGTGATTACAGGCGACCGTGAAGATATTCAGAAAATGTCAATTGAAGCAAAAGTGCGCGCTGTAATTGTTACAAAAGATTACGTTGTAAAAAAAGAACTTAGAGAGCTTGCCCGCACAAATAAAGTTTCAATTATTTCAGGACATGACAGCACTGTTGCAACCGCGATGCTTGTAGAATATTCTTCGCCGGTAAGTTCCATGGCCGACACAAAAATTCTTCCAGTGAAGGCAAGTGATACAGTGCAAAAAATCCGCGCCCAGCTTGCGCAAAGTCCTGCCCGGTGCTTGCCTGTTGTTGACGATGATTTTAAAGTTATCGGAATAATCAGTGAAAGCGATTTGCTGCACGAAGCGAATATTCAGGTTATTTTGGTTGACCACAACGAACCGCAGCAGGCAGTTGAAGGAATTGAAAATTACATAATTCAGGAAATCATCGACCATCACAAAATAAATACGTTTGCAACTCGAATTCCAATCAACTTTATAAACAAAGCTGTCGGCTCAACAAGCACAATCATTGCGAATCTTTACCGCGAAAACAGAATTTCAATTCCAAAAGACATGGCTTCAATTC
Coding sequences within it:
- a CDS encoding putative manganese-dependent inorganic diphosphatase → MTNKVYIIGHRNPDTDSVVAAAAYARLKHLLGKKEYVAARAGKLAPQTEYIFKRFKVEPPEYIPDLIPKTEYYMSGEYSSVDQDVPLWNAVDKMISTNSSVLPIVNVDGTYQGLLNYNAFALNSFKILSPKKDDIFLTSIKLIEKTLGAVPIVEFDAEDYFKCSLMVGDDDADSFKSLLSEHKSENIVVITGDREDIQKMSIEAKVRAVIVTKDYVVKKELRELARTNKVSIISGHDSTVATAMLVEYSSPVSSMADTKILPVKASDTVQKIRAQLAQSPARCLPVVDDDFKVIGIISESDLLHEANIQVILVDHNEPQQAVEGIENYIIQEIIDHHKINTFATRIPINFINKAVGSTSTIIANLYRENRISIPKDMASILLCGILSDTLILQSATTTEYDVLTAEYLSNITELDIKTLGNDIIKSGSHIDGRSAEEVVHQDMKEYSENKFKYSVSQIEVDSTREIVERKKEFLDCLEQERKLKGALFSALLVTDITKLSSIMFLASDPKFEAVINFPKRDEHIYYMKDIVSRKKQLIPLLSELTAKVN